A DNA window from Actinokineospora baliensis contains the following coding sequences:
- a CDS encoding PD-(D/E)XK motif protein, which yields MTYSTSQDRHLAPAHLERVLAEGVPYLKPIAGDPLVWLFVTPAEGHLGVRVHSPGADHAPATRLQHVVSRLTHHDVGRCLEVVVTVPALFQAAYPLLCSIADRVQLDQMSPADALALTLREFAALLRREEGFPREREIGLFGELLSLAGLIHGLGAPAALAAWRGPEGEEHDFGLRGDDVEVKTTSSERRTHWIESLPQLVPTGDRPLWLVSHQLTQAGTGAGARLGQLVERVRAMLGPGTGRDDLDAGLAVWGWQEDLGERCDTRWTRRVASAVYAVGEGFPRLTPRSLADAGVALDRLAEVRYRIDLTGLDPAAAPPAVLSAAVDHLEG from the coding sequence ATGACCTACTCGACCTCCCAGGACCGGCACCTCGCCCCTGCCCACCTTGAGCGGGTCCTCGCCGAGGGCGTGCCCTACCTCAAGCCCATCGCCGGCGATCCGCTGGTCTGGCTCTTCGTGACCCCGGCGGAGGGGCATCTGGGCGTCCGGGTCCACAGTCCGGGAGCCGATCACGCGCCCGCAACCCGACTGCAACACGTCGTCAGCCGCCTGACCCACCACGACGTCGGCCGCTGCCTCGAGGTCGTCGTCACGGTGCCCGCACTGTTCCAGGCGGCCTATCCACTGCTGTGCTCGATCGCCGACCGGGTCCAGCTCGATCAGATGTCGCCCGCTGACGCGCTGGCACTCACCCTGCGCGAGTTCGCCGCTCTTCTCCGACGTGAAGAGGGGTTCCCGAGGGAGCGCGAGATCGGTCTCTTCGGCGAGCTGCTCAGCCTCGCCGGGCTCATCCACGGACTCGGCGCGCCAGCCGCGCTGGCGGCTTGGCGGGGCCCAGAGGGAGAGGAACATGATTTCGGCCTGCGCGGCGACGACGTCGAGGTCAAGACGACCAGCTCGGAGCGGCGCACGCACTGGATCGAGTCCCTGCCGCAACTCGTACCCACCGGTGACCGGCCGCTGTGGTTGGTGTCCCACCAGCTCACGCAGGCGGGGACAGGGGCAGGAGCCCGGTTGGGGCAGCTGGTCGAGCGAGTTCGTGCCATGCTCGGTCCGGGCACAGGTCGCGACGACTTGGACGCGGGACTGGCCGTGTGGGGTTGGCAAGAGGACCTCGGCGAACGGTGCGATACCCGGTGGACCCGGCGAGTGGCGTCCGCAGTGTACGCCGTCGGTGAGGGGTTCCCACGCTTGACACCGAGATCCCTGGCAGACGCCGGGGTCGCGCTGGACCG